TAGTCTGCGCAGTAGGTGTGTCTGGTGTTTGGAGAACGGATAATTTTGCATCGAATTGGACCTTAACCCAGATGCCGCCAGGTTGGAACGGTGCCTCTTCTCTTGCTGAAGTGAAGATTTCTCTGGTCAATCCGCAAATTGTTTGGGCCGGGGAAAGTATGATCGCGGGCAGCCCCCTTTACGTGTCTTCAGATGGTGGCCTTTCTTTTGCTGAAACGGCGGTCTTTCCAGATGTTACTCTTGGCCGCATTTCTGGGTTAGAAACCCATCCTGCTGAGGACAGTACAGCCTTCGCGCTTTTCTCTTTTGCTAATGCTCCCAAGATCTTGCGGACAAATGATTTAGGCCAAACCTGGGAAGATATCTCGGGATTTGGCACCGGCACGACGAGCACAAATGGCTTTCCGGATGTCGCCGTACATAGCTTATTGGTCATGCCCTATGATACGGATATCATCTGGGCCGGCACAGAAATCGGTATTTTTGAATCTATGGACGGCGGAGCCACCTGGGCGGATGCAAATAATGGTTTCCCTGCTACCTTGGTGTATGAGATGGTTATTGTGAACGATCAGGTTGTTGTCGCAACCCACGGCAGGGGCGTTTGGTCAGTCGCTCTTCCGGAATTGGCCGGGTATGAACCTCCAGTTGCGACCCTATCTCCGCGTTTAAATGGAATTGGGGGTGGCGCTGGCGGTCTGATAAGTCTGGATGTTTCACTTAGATCTCCTTATGATTCTACCTTGGTCGTCGCTGATGGAGAAGCGGTCTTTAGTTTGCCAGCCAACCCTGCGGGTATCGATACAAATGTTAACGTCCTGTTATCATCGATTGAAAACCAGAGTTCAGTTGCCGTTTCGGTTAAATCGTTCAAGGACGGCGATATGTTTAGGTCAGCAGTTAAAGAAATTGTTGTTTTCCCATTACTGGAAGCACGAAATGGCTATATTAACAATCTCAATTCCTTTATTAATAATGACATTGCTTCAAATGGGCTAAGTGTAACCTCGGATTTTGAGAACCGTGCCCTTCATTCCCCTCATAACTATGCGGACGCGACTGTGCTGACTGCTACGCTCAGAGTACCCATTATTGTTGCCTCGACGGATGCAATTCTAAGTTACGATGATATTGCGATTGTGGAGCCGGGGTTTCCAGGCTCTGTCTTTGGTGATGAGAATTTTAGGGATTTTGTCGTAGTGGAGGGACGTAATATCAATGAGGTAACTTGGCTGCCCCTTGCTGATGGTTACGATGCCCGCTTTGATGCCACTTGGTTGCAAACTTTTAATGTGAATGGCAATGGCGCTCCATCCATGTTTCGAACTCATGAGATAGATTTATTGGATACATTTCCCGCTGAAGAGACAATCCTGATCAGATTCAGATTGTTTGCAGATGAAACTATGAATGCATGGGGATGGGTCGTTGACAATCTAAGTATCCAGCCTCAACTCGTGTCTGTTGCATCGAATGAGCAAATACCCAAAGTATTTAGTTTGTCCCAAAATTATCCGAATCCATTCAATCCCGGCACGCAAATCGACTATACTTTGCCAGCCACTGCTAAAGTGAATCTAAAAATTTATAATGTCCGTGGACAACAAGTTAAGTATTTGGTTCAAGATGAAGCGCACCTAGCTGGTTCTTATACCGTTGAGTGGGACTGTAAAGATGATTTCGGTGTCCCCGTATCCAGCGCCTTTTATTTTTACAGAATCGAGGCCGGCGACCGGTCACCAACATCACGGGCGCTCTTTGTTAAATCCTTCAAGATGACCCTGCTCAGGTGAACTCGATAATTCAATTGTCTACATTTAAGTTCTTTTAAATAGTGACAATATTCAAAGTTATTAAAAGGCCTCGCTTGTTTGCGGGGCTTTTTTTTCAGGTACAATTCCGCTTGCTTTTCCTGCCTAATCTTTTTAAATTAAGTCACCAAAAACTAAGTCATATCTCCTAGGAGGCAGAATTTCATGTCAGAAGAAAAAACGCAAAATCCCGAGGACACAGTGAAATTGGATGTAGAAACGATATTACAGACCACTGAAGGCCGAAGTTTTTTGAATCAATTAAATCAAGTCAGTCGTGTCCTTTCAATCCGGAACTCTGAGGTAAACTTTAAAGGGGTAGAAGTAGTCAAGACAGGCTATTTAGGAGACTGTAAAAGTGTCCATTTATTTAAATGTCCAAACGGTTACTTTTTGTTTTGCAATAAGGCGTTTACAAAAAACAACTGGTCGGCGGCTGGCAGCAAACTTAATGACGTGATTGAAAAAATTCAGGACGGGGAAGTTAAGAAAAAAATTAGTGAAACCTTGGCTTCTGCTTAGAATGACTTAGCTTTAATTGACTTACCAAGGTTTCTTTTTTAGGAGAGATTTGTATGACAGAAATAAGACGTTCGATTGAGATTGCTGCCACAAATGACCGGGTATGGGAGTGCATTAATCCGCAGAATTGGCAAAACATTTTCCATTTTGTAAAAAAAGTTGACGGATACGAGCAAGGGAAATCCGGTGTTGGGACTCATGCCAGTATCATTGCCGGAAGTGATGATTTTGCAATAAGATATAATGTTGAAGTGACTGAATTAAGTGAGAAAACAAAAATTGCTTATCGCCGTTATGGAGGGCCTTTAGTTGGTAAAGGGGTTATTCAATTAAAGCCTTTGCAAAAAGGCACCCTATTAAAACGGACAAGCATTTATGACGACGATCTTTCTGAAGAAACGATTCAATCCTTGAGCGAGGGGATGGAAAAGGATAACCTGAGAGTAAAAAAGGTGGCTGAGGCTCCAAAATAAGTTCAAATATTTACCTTTTGAGTTTCGATCTTCATCGACATTTCTTTTGCATTTCCGTTTTTAAAAAATATAAAGTTGAAAATTTTGTAGTTTTCTTTGCTAAGAAATTTCTACTTCTCTGATTCTAAGCGATTATCATGCGCAGCCGTTGCCTAAACTTAATGCTCTCTGGGTTAAATAACGAACACTCCATTTTTCAATCCTCTCTTACAGGTCATTTCGAATTTCATGTTTCAGGAAATGCGAGAGAAAAATACGAATTTGACCACACTCTTTTTTCCTCCACTGGCAACGTCGTTTTTGCAGATTTTCAAGCGGCACGCCTCCTTGCTCACCAGATAAATAAACAGCGCGATTTGGAGCGCTTCCCGGAACAAGCGGTCAAAGCCGGGCAGATCAACGCAATGGGTCTGATCGATGAAATACTTCATCACGTTGTTTTTCTCTATCAAAAGCAAATCAATCCGAAGGCCTTCGTACAGGCTTTAAAGTGGGTTGAGACAGAAGTTAACGAAAAAGAAATAGACAAAGTGCTGACTCAATTTATCGAGCAATTTCCGCCAAGGGCAGTTTATAAAAACCAGCTGGATGCTAGGACGTACTTAAAAGAATCCACGAACGGTATTTTGAATCGCTTGATAGCTTTCGAAGAAATGGTGCTGCTATGGCTGGCAAATCGAAACCCCGCTTTTTCAACTTTTCAAGAATTGTTTGACGACTCCCTTTTGCGTAGGCAGACTGCGTATTTGCAGGTCATGCAATCTATTGAGGATTTTTTTAAAACCCAGCCTCTTTTTGGTCCTGATAAACTAGATTTGATTTCATTGCTACGCCAATCGGCAATTGAAGCGCCGGATTCTTTAGAAGGTCAGTTAACGTTCATGCGCAGTAGATGGGGTCTCATCCTCGAGAATTTTTTGTCTCGGTTAATTGGCGGTTTAGATTTAATTAGAGAGGAAACAAAGCCTATTTTTGCCGGACCCGGGCCAACTCAAGTGCCGGAGTTTTTCTCTGATATTGAATTCGAAAAGTTCAGCTCAGACCTCGAATGGATGCCTCGTTTAGTGTTAATAGCGAAAAGTACCCTGGTCTGGCTGGATCAACTTTCTAAAAAATATAAAAGCTCCATAACCAGGCTGGACCAAATTCCAGATCAAGAGTTAGATGATTTAACACGCTGGGGATTTACCGGCCTTTGGCTGATTGGTATTTGGGAGCGCAGCCCGGCTTCAAAAAAAATCAAGCAAATGTGCGGTAATCCTGAAGCAGAGGCCTCAGCTTATGCCTTGTTTGATTATGAAATAGCAGTAGAAATTGGTGGATATAAAGCTTTGCAAAACCTTAAATACCGCTGTTTGCAGCGCGGCATTCGGCTTGCCAGCGACATGGTTCCCAACCACACCGGGATCGACTCAAAGTGGGTGAGGGAGAACCCCGATTGGTTCGTTTCTTTGCCAAACAGTCCGTTTCCATCTTACACTTTTAACGGCACCAATTTATCAACGGACCCTCGCTATGGTATTTTTATTGAG
The genomic region above belongs to candidate division KSB1 bacterium and contains:
- a CDS encoding T9SS type A sorting domain-containing protein; protein product: MSGVWRTDNFASNWTLTQMPPGWNGASSLAEVKISLVNPQIVWAGESMIAGSPLYVSSDGGLSFAETAVFPDVTLGRISGLETHPAEDSTAFALFSFANAPKILRTNDLGQTWEDISGFGTGTTSTNGFPDVAVHSLLVMPYDTDIIWAGTEIGIFESMDGGATWADANNGFPATLVYEMVIVNDQVVVATHGRGVWSVALPELAGYEPPVATLSPRLNGIGGGAGGLISLDVSLRSPYDSTLVVADGEAVFSLPANPAGIDTNVNVLLSSIENQSSVAVSVKSFKDGDMFRSAVKEIVVFPLLEARNGYINNLNSFINNDIASNGLSVTSDFENRALHSPHNYADATVLTATLRVPIIVASTDAILSYDDIAIVEPGFPGSVFGDENFRDFVVVEGRNINEVTWLPLADGYDARFDATWLQTFNVNGNGAPSMFRTHEIDLLDTFPAEETILIRFRLFADETMNAWGWVVDNLSIQPQLVSVASNEQIPKVFSLSQNYPNPFNPGTQIDYTLPATAKVNLKIYNVRGQQVKYLVQDEAHLAGSYTVEWDCKDDFGVPVSSAFYFYRIEAGDRSPTSRALFVKSFKMTLLR
- a CDS encoding SRPBCC family protein, which produces MTEIRRSIEIAATNDRVWECINPQNWQNIFHFVKKVDGYEQGKSGVGTHASIIAGSDDFAIRYNVEVTELSEKTKIAYRRYGGPLVGKGVIQLKPLQKGTLLKRTSIYDDDLSEETIQSLSEGMEKDNLRVKKVAEAPK